CACAGATCTCGTCCCATGTAGGAGTGCGTCGCGAGCCCGGCCAGATGGGTGTCCGCATTGACTGCCACGGAGACCGGTACGGCAGCGAACAGGTCCTTGTCCGACGACGAGTCGCCGTACGCCACGCAGTCCGCCCGCGCCACTCCGAACTCCTCGCAGAGCCGGTCCGCTATGGTCACCTTGGCCGCGGCACTGAGCACCCCCGACGGATCGACGGGCTCGGTGAACGGCACGGCCGGGAAGCGGGATCCGTGCGCCGCGTGCGCACCCCAGTCGAGAAGACGCTCCACGAAGAAGGACGGCGAGAGCGACACCACGGCGCAGTATTCGCCCGCGTTTCTGATCTCTGCCCAGACCTCACGAATGCGGGCCAGCCAGGGAGCTGCCTCGAATGCGGCGCTCACATGCGCCTCCGTCAGATCGGACCACAGGTCGTACACCTGCGCCGCGTACTCCCGCGGACCGATCCGTCCCTCCGCGATCGCCCGGTCCAGTGCCACGGTCTCCGCTTCCACCCCCACCTGGCGAGAGATCTCCACCGGTGCCGTACTGCCGTGGAGCAACGTGCCGTCGAGGTCGAAGAGATGAAGTCTCGCCATGGCGTGAGGCTAACCGGCTGCCGATGTTTCACGTGAAACACGTCCCGCTTGTCCATCGGCTGTGCATATGGCTACGGCATGGCCAAAAGCACGTGTGCCTGCGGCGAAACAGGTGGACGCCGGGGCTGCCGGTCGGACAGCCTGACCTGCGTGTCGACTCCTTCCCTCGCCGCTCTGCCCATCCGCCGTCTGACGCTTCGCGATCTCACCGCCTGCGCCGACTTGTCCGAGGACCGGGGGTGGCCACGCGAGGAGCACAAGTGGGGACTCCTCCTTGCTGCCGGAAAGGGCTTCGGCATCGACGACCCCGAGGGTGGTCTCGTCACCGCGTGCGTCGTCACGGAGTACGGCTCATGGGAGCGCACGGATCTCGGTGCCATCGGCATGGTTCTGGTGGCCGAACGCCATGCCCGCCGGGGCGTCGGGCGCCGTTTGATGCGCCATGTCGTGTCGACCATGGGGACCACGCCGCTCACCCTGCACGCCACACCCAACGGCCTTCCTCTGTACGAAGAACTCGGCTTCAAGGTGACGGGCCGGGCGGAGATGGTGAGGGGCCACTTCACCCCCGGCGGGCCGGAATCCGGCGTACTCACCCGCGCCGCTACCGCGGAGGACCTTCCCTCGGTCCTGCGACTCGACGAGGAGGTGTTCGGCGTCGACCGCACTCCCCTGATCACCCGGCTACCCGCCTTCGCCGACCAGTTGAGGGTGGCCGAGGAGGACGGCCGGATCATCGGCTACGCGGCTGCATGGCCCAACATGGACACCCATGTAGTCGGTCCACTGATCGCCCGGGACACGGAG
The genomic region above belongs to Streptomyces sp. CG1 and contains:
- a CDS encoding HAD family hydrolase yields the protein MARLHLFDLDGTLLHGSTAPVEISRQVGVEAETVALDRAIAEGRIGPREYAAQVYDLWSDLTEAHVSAAFEAAPWLARIREVWAEIRNAGEYCAVVSLSPSFFVERLLDWGAHAAHGSRFPAVPFTEPVDPSGVLSAAAKVTIADRLCEEFGVARADCVAYGDSSSDKDLFAAVPVSVAVNADTHLAGLATHSYMGRDLWDAYELVRSAR
- a CDS encoding GNAT family N-acetyltransferase; the encoded protein is MSTPSLAALPIRRLTLRDLTACADLSEDRGWPREEHKWGLLLAAGKGFGIDDPEGGLVTACVVTEYGSWERTDLGAIGMVLVAERHARRGVGRRLMRHVVSTMGTTPLTLHATPNGLPLYEELGFKVTGRAEMVRGHFTPGGPESGVLTRAATAEDLPSVLRLDEEVFGVDRTPLITRLPAFADQLRVAEEDGRIIGYAAAWPNMDTHVVGPLIARDTETAQALITSLAARTERPLRTDIDTRHEDLLTWAKARGLASVTFNAVMTYGITVLPGDWTRRFAPLTVAAG